DNA sequence from the Candidatus Binatia bacterium genome:
TGCCCGCGCCCCTGCGAATCCGCACGGCGACTGCGCTGCCAACGGGTGGTCATTTTGTATTCTTCGCGCGCAAGGACGCTTCCGGTTGGCGCGACCTCGCTGCTCCCGGGATCGTGCTACCCCTCAACCGCAGCGACCAGCGGCTGCTGCACCGCACCCTCGTTCGATTGTGGAAGGAGCGTCCAACCCCAACTCGAACCGCCTGGCGCCACGCGGCTCTGAGGCTGCTAGCCGCAAAGGATGAAACCTGGCGCTACCACGCCGCGGTCACCCTCGCCACCACCACCCAACGCCGTGACTTGGACGCAGCCGAACGGGCGCAAGTTGCCGCAATTCTCCACTCCGAAACGGACCCGGCGATCCGCCACCTGTTGGAACACATCAGTGGTGGGGTACCGGCTTCGGCGCCGTGAGGTTCGCACCAGCCGCCTGCAGCTGGAAGAAGAACTGTAGCAGCGCCGGTGGCACAGCCGTTTCTTCTTCCTGGGTGGAATCGGGCAACGACTCGTAACTCAAGATGCCAAGCTCCTGGAACTTTTCGCGCACCCGTGGGGTCAGCAAGCCTAGTCGCTTGAGATTGGGGACAATCTTCGAGAACAGGATCTGCCGGAAGCCGACCATGAAAGGAGTGTTCAGAGACCAAGGTAACCAGACGTTGGGGTCGAGCCCGACACGCTCCCAAACTTCTGCCATCAGCAGCCGGTCGCGCATGAGCACAGTGGCCTCGATCACAAATTCCTCGCGTTCCTTGAGCTCGGTTGCGGACATTTCCTTCGTATAGAGGTCCTCGAGCGAGAGCACGCCGAAGGCCACATGGCGCGCTTCGTCGCGCATGACATAACTGGTAATTTGCTGAATAAGAGGCTCATCCGGCTGGATAAACCGCATCAGCCCAAAGGCCGCCAGCGCCAGCCCCTCGACCATAATTTGCATGCCGAGGTAGACCATGTCCCACCGGGAATCCCGGATGATTTGATTCAACAACGTGTGCAAATGGGGATTCACCGGGTAGCTCAAGCCGAGCTTTTCCGTCAGGTAGCGCCGGTACACCTCCACATGCCGTGCCTCGTCCGCCACTTGGTTTGCCGCGTAAAATTTTGCCTCCGTAAACGGCACCGCACACACGAGCTGAGCTGTGGCCAACAACGCTCCCTGCTCCCCGTGCATGAACTGCGAGAGCATCCACGCATCCATGTGATGTTTGAGTTTTCGGCGCGTGGCGACATCGAGCTTTTGGGGCGGCTGCAGAACGGCATCGAACGCCTCCACGTTCTCCTGCCGTACCCGCTCGGGATCGACATCGATGGACCAATCGATGTCCGTTGACGCGTTCCACTGCAGGCGCTTACCCTTTTCGTACAAGCGCACGAGCTCTTCGCGCCGGAACTTATACTCCCAATCGAACACGGCATCGTAGCTCGCTGGAACGGCCTCGCGTGCGCCGGACGCGGGTAGCTCGATGTCTCGAAACATGGCCCACCTCCCTCTGTTCACGGTCGTGCGTGTCCCTATAAAACTTGTGCGTTAACGCCGCAAGCAAAAAGTCTTCGTGCCACCCATTGGCCGCATGCCGCAACCCTCTGTTCCTCATCGCGGCCTTCTTTCCGCCCTATTGCTCGGCAGAGACAAGTGGTCACAAGCTGGCAACCAAGCGCCCCGTTGGTTAACTGCTCAGGCCACCCCGGTGGGCCATGCGCACGCGGCAGCAACAGTCCTACACGGCTTTAAGACACCTCGGCACGGACCATCCACCCTCCAGCATCGAGGACGGGGGCGAATCGGTTGGAGAGGCGGTGTTCCATGGGTGAGTTCGACATCCTAAGAATCCCTGGCACTCGGGGCCGCCCGCCTCGTTTGGCGGTCTTGCTCTCTGGCAGCGGATCGACCTTACAGAATTTGGTCGAGAAAATCGGCAGCGGCGAACTGCAGGCTCGTATCGAGCTGGTAGTGAGCTCGCGCGCCGACGCCTACGGCCTCGTTCGCGCACAGCAGGCCGGACTCCGTAGTGCAGTTGTGCCGCGCAAGGAGTTTACGAGCGTGGACGCCTTCAACGATGCGTTGCATGCCGTACTGGACACTGCGGAGGTCGATCTGGTCGTGCTAGCCGGTTTCCTCTCCCCGTTTCAACTGCGCGGGCGCTACCAGCTCCGCGTGCTCAATGTACACCCGGCACTCATCCCTGCGTTCTGCGGCAAAGGCTTTTACGGCCTCCACGTTCACCGGGCTGTTCTCGCTGCCGGGGTAAAAGTCAGCGGTTGCACGGTGCACTTCGCGGACGACGAGTACGACCAGGGGCCAATCATCTTCCAGGAGTGCGTACCCGTGCTGGAGAGCGACACTCCCGAAATTCTGGCCGCCCGAGTGCAGGCCGTGGAACGCCGGTTGTACCCCGCGGCGATCCGTTTGTGGGCCGAGGGTCGCTTGGGCTTGCGTGGCCGGCGCGTGGTGATTTTGCCCGCTCGCGCCGACTGAGTTCCGATGCTCGCGGGCCGTGCAGGACCCGTCGGGGATCGACGTCGTCTGCGGCCAGCGAGCAGTGGCGAAAGCGAGCGCCGTGACCAGGCGCTGCGCACGCGGACTAACCAAAATCGACTCGGGTTAACTCCCGGTTGAGCCCTCGGCACGCTCCGACGAAGAATTTTCCACCGGGGGAGGAGCCGCTGTGGCACCGCTTTTCGGCTTCTTCTTGCTTAGCGGCGCAAGCACCACGCTCAGCATTCGCCCCTCCATCTTGGGCGTGCCCTCTGGCGAGGCGACGTCCGACAGGGCTTCGCACACTTTGAGCAGTTTCTCACGCCCGAGGTCCTGATACGCCATTTCGCGCCCGCGGAAGCGAAGTACATACTTCACACGGTCTCCCTCGAGCAGAAATTCGCGCCCCTTTTGAATCTGCCTCTCCAGGTCCCCCACATCCGTGCGATACCCGAGGCGCAGCTCTTTCACTGTGGTCGTGGCTTGTTTGCGCCGCGCTTCGGCCTCTTTCTTGTGCTGCTGGTACTTGAATTTCCCGTAGTCCATGATGCGACATACGGGCGGGTCCGCATTCGGTGCTACCTCGACCAAGTCGAGTTGGGCTTCCTCGGCTCGACGCAGGGCTTCCTCAATAGGTACGATGCCAATCTGGGTGCCATCCGGACCGATGAGGCGAACCCGAGGTGCGCGAATGTAACGATTGATGCGATGTTGGTCTGGGGGTGGGGGAATGAACCGTGGGCCTCGTCCGCGAAACGCCAAAATGTCTCCTTCCTCGTTTGCTCGCGCTAGGAAGCCTTATTTACACCGGATGTGGGCCGGACTCAACCGTAGTCCGACCTCTTCCCAAGTTCGGGCCTCGCACCGTCACGCTGCTTGTCGTGCCTGCGCTGCGGCACTCGCTTGGCGAACCAGTGGAACCATCTCACCGGTGCGTTCCGGCAACACGACGTAGCCAAAAAAGATTCCCGACGCGAACAAAAACGGAATGCGCATCAGGCTGGGAGACACGAGGCTCGGACCCGTGTCTGCAAGGAGGAAACTTGCCACCCCGATCAACGCTGCCCCGACCCCGAGAAGGATAAAGTTTTCTACCTTGGCAGCCATAATCAACACAAAGAAGAAGAAGAGGAACGACTCCTGGCTTGCCCGCGTGAACAAAAGCGCAAACGACACCATCACGGTATCGCCCACCAGCACAGGCGCCTGCGTGCGCGCATCGAAAAAGCTAAACGGTGGTGCCGACCCAAGGACGACGTTGGAAGCGATGGCCACCACCATCAGGATGGCGATGGGGAGAGGCGAGGCATCGCGCCCAAGCTCCAAAAACGCCAACGCACCGGTGGCCAAGATCAGCGCGTAGCGGATCAGCAAAAACCGTTGTTTGCGGGCAATGGCTTCAGCCTCTCTGCGAATCACACCGTTCTGGCCAGCAACCCCTATGCCAGAACGCAATTTGGCTTTGGGACAAACGAGGGGAAGTTGGAGACACAGCCGTGCCCGTTACTTCTGGATCACGATGTGCCATTCGTTTGCCTGCGCATCGTGACAGATCTCCAGTACCGCGTATCCCTCTGCCTCAGCCGCACGCGGGAGCTCGGCAGCCCCTTTCGGGTCGTCAAGCCGCAGGCACAGGATGGCGCCGATCGGCAATTGTTCGAGGCGCACCTTGGCGCGCACCC
Encoded proteins:
- a CDS encoding sulfurtransferase TusA family protein, whose translation is MNDPSRGQYSNEPYGNNAEVYDLRGVRCPMNWVRAKVRLEQLPIGAILCLRLDDPKGAAELPRAAEAEGYAVLEICHDAQANEWHIVIQK
- a CDS encoding ferritin-like domain-containing protein → MFRDIELPASGAREAVPASYDAVFDWEYKFRREELVRLYEKGKRLQWNASTDIDWSIDVDPERVRQENVEAFDAVLQPPQKLDVATRRKLKHHMDAWMLSQFMHGEQGALLATAQLVCAVPFTEAKFYAANQVADEARHVEVYRRYLTEKLGLSYPVNPHLHTLLNQIIRDSRWDMVYLGMQIMVEGLALAAFGLMRFIQPDEPLIQQITSYVMRDEARHVAFGVLSLEDLYTKEMSATELKEREEFVIEATVLMRDRLLMAEVWERVGLDPNVWLPWSLNTPFMVGFRQILFSKIVPNLKRLGLLTPRVREKFQELGILSYESLPDSTQEEETAVPPALLQFFFQLQAAGANLTAPKPVPHH
- the infC gene encoding translation initiation factor IF-3: MAFRGRGPRFIPPPPDQHRINRYIRAPRVRLIGPDGTQIGIVPIEEALRRAEEAQLDLVEVAPNADPPVCRIMDYGKFKYQQHKKEAEARRKQATTTVKELRLGYRTDVGDLERQIQKGREFLLEGDRVKYVLRFRGREMAYQDLGREKLLKVCEALSDVASPEGTPKMEGRMLSVVLAPLSKKKPKSGATAAPPPVENSSSERAEGSTGS
- the purN gene encoding phosphoribosylglycinamide formyltransferase; amino-acid sequence: MGEFDILRIPGTRGRPPRLAVLLSGSGSTLQNLVEKIGSGELQARIELVVSSRADAYGLVRAQQAGLRSAVVPRKEFTSVDAFNDALHAVLDTAEVDLVVLAGFLSPFQLRGRYQLRVLNVHPALIPAFCGKGFYGLHVHRAVLAAGVKVSGCTVHFADDEYDQGPIIFQECVPVLESDTPEILAARVQAVERRLYPAAIRLWAEGRLGLRGRRVVILPARAD